The proteins below are encoded in one region of Ktedonobacterales bacterium:
- a CDS encoding ubiquinol-cytochrome c reductase iron-sulfur subunit, whose amino-acid sequence MSIETPKKPDGSLLPQEYEEATGGGAEAAEMARRGLSRRQVLRRAVGGVLGLFAAEATAGSLAMFYPNLAGQFGSPIDVGAKSTFPASAPHEAEIDSKGIFYKASAKAYIVHLAADTGFLLKGTVLGNQLDAESWVKDGDGTYWVALYQKCVHLGCKVPFRDDCHSFKCPCHGSHYNVDGEYLDGPAPRSLDRFEITFEGANVVVNTGKINSAVERPDTQTRLISTDGTACSA is encoded by the coding sequence ATGAGTATCGAGACACCGAAGAAGCCCGATGGGTCATTGCTTCCCCAGGAATATGAGGAAGCGACTGGCGGTGGGGCTGAAGCGGCTGAAATGGCCCGCAGGGGTCTCTCGCGGCGGCAGGTGCTGCGCCGGGCGGTGGGTGGTGTGCTGGGCCTGTTCGCAGCGGAGGCCACCGCCGGATCGCTGGCGATGTTCTATCCCAATCTGGCCGGACAGTTTGGTTCGCCGATTGATGTTGGCGCGAAGAGTACGTTCCCGGCGTCGGCGCCGCATGAGGCCGAGATTGACTCGAAAGGCATCTTTTACAAGGCGTCTGCTAAAGCCTATATTGTGCATCTGGCTGCCGATACCGGTTTCTTGCTGAAAGGGACGGTGCTGGGCAACCAGCTTGATGCCGAATCCTGGGTCAAGGATGGCGATGGCACCTACTGGGTGGCGTTGTACCAGAAGTGTGTGCATCTGGGCTGTAAGGTGCCTTTCCGCGATGATTGCCACAGCTTTAAGTGTCCCTGTCACGGCTCGCACTATAACGTTGATGGCGAGTATCTTGATGGCCCGGCGCCGCGCAGCCTGGATCGCTTTGAGATCACGTTCGAGGGCGCGAATGTGGTCGTGAATACCGGCAAGATCAACAGCGCGGTGGAGCGCCCTGATACCCAGACGCGGCTGATTTCAACCGACGGTACTGCGTGCAGCGCATAA